Genomic DNA from Gammaproteobacteria bacterium:
CGCGTGAAATGCACTTAGATCAACAATGGGTTCATTGCCATTATGCCCAAGAGCTTGAGAACGATCTGGTCAATCCTGATCAATAAATAGCTATGTTACAATTCGAACGGTTTTCCACTCACAACAAATAAGGATAAGTCTTATGGGTTTTCTGCAAGGTAAACGCATTCTTATCATCGGACTTGCCAGCCCTCGTTCTATTGCCGCTGGTGTTGCCGAGGCGATGCACCGCGAAGGGGCGGAGCTCGCGTTCAACTACCAAAACGACAAGTTGAAACCGCGCGTGGAAGAAATGGCGGCTGGCTGGGGTTCGAAGTTAGTTTTTCCGTGTGACTTGAGTTCGGATGACAGCATTGCTGCGTTATTCGCTGAACTGAAAAAACACTGGCCGAAGATTGACGGAATCGTACATTCTGCGGCCTTTGCGCCAGCGGGCCAGCTTGATGGCGACTATCTGGACTGTGTCACGCGTGAGGGCTTTCAAATTGCGCACGACATCAGTTCATATAGCTTTGCGGCACTGGCCAAAGAAGCTCGTCCAATGTTAAGCGACAATGCGGCACTGGTCACCATGTCCTATTTGGGCGCAGAACGTGCCTTACCGAATTATAACGTGATGGGCGTTGCCAAAGCGTCACTCGAAGCCAATATGCGCTATATGGCGGCAAGCCTCGGAAAACAGGGCGTGCGCGTGAACGCCATCTCAGCAGGCCCTATTCGTACATTGGCGGCATCAGGCGTAAAAAGCTTTCGAAAAATGTTGTCCTATTACGAAGCAGCAACACCTTTGCGCAGAAATGTTACCCAGCTTGACGTAGGCAATGTGGCTGCGTTCCTGTGTTCGGATTTGGCGGGCGGCATTACCGGTGAGGTCATTCATGTCGATAATGGCTTCTTCATCACCGCCATGCCTGAGAACGAACTTGATAACTAGAAACGTAAACAACAAAAAACCGGACAATGTCCGGTTTTTTGTTGTTTGCCCTTTCTCTTAACGCTTAGAGAACTGCGGGCGGCGACGTGCCTTGTGCAGGCCAACTTTCTTCCGCTCGACTTCACGCGCATCACGTGTGACGTAACCCGCTTTGCGCAACTCTGGACGCAGCGACTCGTCATAGGCCAACAATGCGCGCGTAATGCCATGGCGAATGGCACCAGCTTGACCTGTCGGTCCACCACCTTTAACCGTGATCTTGAGGTCTACCGATTCGGTCAACCCTGTCAGTTCTAATGGTTGCTTGACAACCATCCGGGCCGTTTCACGGCCAAAGTACTCTTCCAGACTACGATCATTAATGGTGATTTTCCCACTTCCACGGGTCAAGAACACCCGCGCAGTCGAACTCTTGCGACGTCCCGTTCCGTAATATTGTTCTACAGCCATCGTACCCTTCTCCTCAGATGTCCAGCGGCTTCGGCTGCTGGGCGTGATGCTTGTGTTCCGGACCAGCGTAAATTTTCAATTTACGGAACATTGCCCGACCCAACGGATTCTTTGGCAACATGCCTTTCACCGCATTGGCGATCACCCGCTCAGGCGCTTTTTCGATCAATTTTTCAAAAGAGATCGACTTCAATCCTCCAGGGTAACCTGTATGACGGTGATAAATTTTGTCTTTCGCCTTGTTGCCCGTGACCACGACTTTCTCTGCGTTGATGACAACAATGTAGTCACCAGTGTCCACATGCGGTGTGTACTCTGGCTTATGCTTGCCACGCAGACGACGTGCGATTTCGGAGGCAAGGCGACCCAAAGTTTTGCCGGTCGCATCAACGACATACCAGTCGCGCTTTACAGTTTCCGGCTTAGCACTAAAGGTTTTCATCTTTTCGCTCCACCTCAGGCCCTCTTTGATTGGGGCCCAAACACATATTTCGAGAAGGCGCGCATTCTACCTAAGAACGCAACATCTCGCAAGGTTTTGTCCCTATCCTGCGCATCACAGCAAACACAGAGTTCGTTTCCCAACACAATGCGCTGATGACGGCATT
This window encodes:
- a CDS encoding 30S ribosomal protein S9; the encoded protein is MAVEQYYGTGRRKSSTARVFLTRGSGKITINDRSLEEYFGRETARMVVKQPLELTGLTESVDLKITVKGGGPTGQAGAIRHGITRALLAYDESLRPELRKAGYVTRDAREVERKKVGLHKARRRPQFSKR
- a CDS encoding 50S ribosomal protein L13, coding for MKTFSAKPETVKRDWYVVDATGKTLGRLASEIARRLRGKHKPEYTPHVDTGDYIVVINAEKVVVTGNKAKDKIYHRHTGYPGGLKSISFEKLIEKAPERVIANAVKGMLPKNPLGRAMFRKLKIYAGPEHKHHAQQPKPLDI
- a CDS encoding SDR family oxidoreductase, encoding MGFLQGKRILIIGLASPRSIAAGVAEAMHREGAELAFNYQNDKLKPRVEEMAAGWGSKLVFPCDLSSDDSIAALFAELKKHWPKIDGIVHSAAFAPAGQLDGDYLDCVTREGFQIAHDISSYSFAALAKEARPMLSDNAALVTMSYLGAERALPNYNVMGVAKASLEANMRYMAASLGKQGVRVNAISAGPIRTLAASGVKSFRKMLSYYEAATPLRRNVTQLDVGNVAAFLCSDLAGGITGEVIHVDNGFFITAMPENELDN